In one Candidatus Polarisedimenticolaceae bacterium genomic region, the following are encoded:
- a CDS encoding DEAD/DEAH box helicase, with protein sequence MKQEPVFADLGLSPLVLKAVEDVGYEAPSPIQAEAIPPLLAGKDLFGQAQTGTGKTAAFALPLLSRLDLAVKNPQILVLTPTRELAIQVAEAMQTYARHLKGFHVLPVYGGQGMDTQLRQLDRGVHAVVGTPGRILDHLRRGTLKLGELKSCVLDEADEMLRMGFIDDVRTILSHTPETRQIALFSATMPPVIRKVASEYLRDPVTVKIQSKTATVATVTQRYWEVAGVHKLTALTRILEVEDFDAMLIFVRTKNATVELSEKLEARGFACAPLNGDLTQSARERTVERLKKGALDIVVATDVAARGLHVERISHVVNYDVPYDTEAYVHRIGRTARAGKQGQAILFIAPRERRMLRAIEQATRQPIQPMRLPSREDIAGKRIADFKQALSAAIDTQELEPFASIVESYREEHDADLLEVAAGLLYLAQKEKPFRPEGPAVHEEPPPPPPPPPSAEAPPRAPRKSKFRMQRFRVEVGREHGVEPRQIVGAIANEIGMEGQNIGAVRIFDTYSTVELPEGMPPAVFQHLQKVRVRGRRLNLRLVGGR encoded by the coding sequence GTGAAACAGGAACCGGTCTTCGCCGACCTCGGCCTTTCGCCCCTCGTCCTCAAGGCCGTCGAGGACGTCGGCTACGAAGCCCCCTCGCCGATCCAGGCCGAGGCGATCCCGCCGCTGCTCGCGGGGAAGGACCTCTTCGGCCAGGCCCAGACCGGAACCGGCAAGACCGCCGCCTTCGCGCTGCCGCTGCTCTCCCGGCTCGACCTCGCCGTCAAGAACCCGCAGATCCTCGTCCTCACCCCGACCCGCGAGCTCGCGATCCAGGTCGCGGAGGCGATGCAGACCTACGCCCGCCACCTCAAGGGGTTCCACGTCCTTCCCGTCTACGGCGGGCAGGGGATGGACACGCAGCTTCGACAGCTCGACCGCGGGGTGCACGCGGTCGTCGGGACGCCGGGGCGGATCCTCGATCACCTGCGACGCGGAACGCTGAAGCTCGGCGAGCTGAAGTCCTGCGTCCTCGACGAAGCCGACGAGATGCTGCGGATGGGGTTCATCGACGACGTCCGCACGATCCTCTCGCACACCCCCGAGACCCGGCAGATCGCCCTCTTCTCCGCGACGATGCCGCCGGTGATCCGCAAGGTCGCGAGCGAATACCTGCGCGACCCGGTCACCGTGAAGATCCAGTCGAAGACCGCGACGGTCGCGACCGTGACCCAGCGGTACTGGGAGGTCGCCGGGGTCCACAAGCTCACGGCGCTCACGAGGATCCTCGAGGTCGAGGACTTCGACGCGATGCTGATCTTCGTGCGGACCAAGAACGCGACCGTCGAGCTCTCCGAGAAGCTCGAGGCGCGCGGGTTCGCGTGCGCTCCGCTCAACGGCGACCTCACCCAGTCGGCGCGCGAGCGGACGGTCGAGCGCCTCAAGAAGGGGGCGCTCGACATCGTGGTCGCCACCGACGTCGCGGCGCGCGGCCTCCACGTCGAGCGGATCAGCCACGTCGTCAACTACGACGTCCCCTATGACACCGAGGCGTACGTCCACCGCATCGGGCGCACCGCGAGGGCGGGAAAGCAGGGGCAGGCGATCCTCTTCATCGCGCCGCGCGAGCGGCGGATGCTGCGGGCGATCGAACAGGCGACCCGCCAGCCGATCCAGCCGATGCGCCTTCCCAGCCGCGAGGACATCGCCGGAAAACGCATCGCCGACTTCAAGCAGGCCCTCTCCGCCGCGATCGACACCCAGGAGCTCGAGCCGTTCGCGTCGATCGTGGAGAGCTATCGCGAGGAACACGACGCCGACCTCCTCGAGGTCGCGGCGGGCCTTCTCTACCTCGCGCAGAAGGAGAAGCCGTTCCGCCCGGAGGGACCGGCGGTCCACGAAGAGCCTCCGCCCCCGCCTCCTCCTCCGCCCTCCGCCGAAGCCCCGCCGCGCGCGCCGCGCAAGTCCAAGTTCCGGATGCAGCGCTTCAGGGTCGAGGTCGGCCGCGAGCACGGCGTCGAGCCGCGCCAGATCGTCGGCGCGATCGCCAACGAGATCGGGATGGAGGGCCAGAACATCGGCGCCGTCCGGATCTTCGACACCTACTCGACCGTCGAGCTCCCCGAGGGGATGCCCCCCGCCGTCTTCCAGCACCTCCAGAAGGTGCGGGTGCGCGGCCGCCGGCTCAACCTGCGCCTCGTCGGCGGGCGATGA
- a CDS encoding ABC-F family ATP-binding cassette domain-containing protein — MILLGARDLSKAYGERTLFTGVSFTIHEGDRIGLVGPNGAGKSTLLRILADAEHPDSGETTKRKGMRVGYVPQHPSFAEGVTVAQALQHDDPLRVGEVLAKTGFTNPDEPAATLSGGWRTRLAIARALVGEPDLLLLDEPTNHLDVESIVWLEGMLATEPEAFVVVSHDRYFLENVAARMFDLDKVYPAGILEVDGTYSDLLEARDAALANQASYQESLANRVRTEIEWLKRGPKARRTKAKARITAAEQSIDELAAGRERMRTATVGIEIAGSGRKTKRLWSCKGLTKRFGERTIVDRLDLLLVPGQRLGVLGPNGSGKTTFLRMVVGDLAPDAGTIEKAEGLRVAYFDQNRRGIDPTVSLRRALAPDGDLVIHGDRPVHVASWAKRFLFRTEQLETPVARLSGGERARIVLARLMLQPADLLVLDEPTNDLDIGTLEVLEETLLEFPGALVLVTHDRYLTERVATEIVALDGSGKLERFADTAQWLEFRRRQVLAERAAPPPPPKAVPKKLHYQEQREWETIEAKILEAETAAALAKERAEDPAIATNADELHARGLAWEQAQREVDRLYARWAELEEKRNG, encoded by the coding sequence ATGATCCTTCTCGGGGCCCGCGACCTCTCGAAGGCGTACGGCGAACGGACCCTCTTCACGGGGGTCTCGTTCACGATCCACGAGGGGGACCGGATCGGGCTCGTCGGCCCCAACGGGGCGGGGAAGTCGACGCTCCTCCGGATCCTCGCCGACGCCGAGCACCCGGACTCCGGGGAGACGACGAAACGCAAGGGGATGCGCGTCGGGTACGTTCCACAGCACCCGTCCTTCGCCGAAGGGGTCACGGTCGCCCAGGCGCTCCAACACGACGACCCGCTCCGGGTCGGCGAAGTGCTCGCGAAGACGGGGTTCACGAACCCCGACGAGCCGGCCGCGACCTTGAGCGGAGGGTGGAGAACGAGGCTCGCGATCGCACGCGCCCTCGTCGGCGAGCCCGACCTGCTCCTGCTCGACGAGCCGACGAACCACCTCGACGTCGAGTCGATCGTCTGGCTCGAGGGGATGCTCGCGACCGAGCCCGAGGCGTTCGTGGTGGTGAGCCACGACCGCTACTTCCTCGAGAACGTCGCGGCCCGGATGTTCGACCTCGACAAGGTCTACCCGGCCGGGATCCTGGAGGTGGACGGCACCTACTCCGACCTCCTCGAAGCCCGCGACGCCGCCCTCGCCAACCAGGCGAGTTACCAGGAGTCCCTCGCCAACCGCGTCCGCACCGAGATCGAGTGGCTGAAGCGAGGGCCCAAGGCGCGCCGGACCAAGGCGAAGGCGCGCATCACGGCGGCGGAGCAGAGCATCGACGAGCTCGCCGCGGGGCGGGAGCGGATGCGCACCGCGACCGTCGGGATCGAGATCGCCGGGTCGGGAAGGAAGACCAAGCGCCTGTGGTCGTGCAAGGGGCTCACGAAGCGTTTCGGGGAGCGCACGATCGTCGACCGGCTCGACCTGCTGCTCGTTCCGGGGCAGCGCCTGGGGGTCTTAGGCCCGAACGGCTCGGGGAAGACGACGTTCCTGAGGATGGTGGTCGGCGACCTCGCCCCCGACGCCGGGACGATCGAGAAGGCGGAGGGGCTGCGGGTCGCCTACTTCGACCAGAACCGGCGCGGGATCGACCCGACCGTCTCGCTCCGCCGCGCGCTCGCCCCGGACGGGGATCTCGTGATCCACGGCGATCGCCCGGTGCACGTGGCGTCGTGGGCGAAGCGGTTCCTGTTCCGGACCGAGCAGCTCGAGACCCCCGTCGCGCGCCTGTCGGGAGGGGAGCGTGCGCGGATCGTCCTCGCGCGTCTGATGCTCCAGCCGGCCGATCTCCTCGTCCTCGACGAGCCGACCAACGACCTCGACATCGGGACCCTCGAGGTCCTCGAGGAGACGCTCCTCGAGTTCCCCGGGGCGCTCGTCCTCGTGACCCACGACCGCTACCTGACCGAGCGGGTGGCGACCGAGATCGTCGCCCTCGACGGGAGCGGGAAACTCGAGCGCTTCGCCGACACCGCGCAGTGGCTCGAGTTCCGCAGGCGCCAGGTGCTCGCGGAGCGTGCGGCGCCGCCCCCGCCGCCGAAGGCCGTCCCGAAGAAGCTCCACTACCAGGAGCAGCGGGAGTGGGAAACGATCGAGGCGAAGATCCTCGAGGCGGAAACGGCGGCCGCGCTCGCGAAGGAACGCGCCGAGGACCCCGCGATCGCGACGAACGCCGACGAGCTCCACGCCCGCGGACTGGCGTGGGAGCAGGCGCAGCGGGAAGTCGACCGGCTTTACGCCCGCTGGGCCGAGCTCGAGGAGAAACGGAACGGATGA
- a CDS encoding YaiI/YqxD family protein encodes MKLWIDGDACPRAVREIVFRAAERLQIEAIVVANREARVPRSRFIRAVKVPKGFDVADRHIVDQVEPGDVVITQDIPLAADLVPKGVHVISTYGEAFTEENIAERLATRDLLQGLRDQGAVLGGPAPFGEADKRKLANALDRILTRYRQ; translated from the coding sequence ATGAAGCTCTGGATCGACGGCGACGCCTGCCCGCGCGCGGTGCGCGAGATCGTCTTCCGCGCGGCGGAGCGCCTTCAGATCGAGGCGATCGTCGTCGCCAACCGCGAGGCCCGCGTTCCGCGCTCGCGTTTCATCCGCGCCGTCAAGGTCCCGAAGGGGTTCGACGTCGCCGACCGCCACATCGTGGACCAGGTGGAACCCGGCGACGTCGTGATCACCCAGGACATCCCGCTCGCGGCGGACCTCGTGCCGAAGGGGGTCCACGTGATCTCGACCTACGGCGAGGCCTTCACCGAGGAGAACATCGCTGAGCGCCTGGCCACCCGCGACCTGCTGCAGGGGCTCCGGGACCAGGGGGCCGTCCTCGGCGGGCCGGCGCCGTTCGGCGAGGCCGACAAACGCAAGCTCGCGAATGCGCTCGACCGGATCCTGACGCGCTACCGGCAGTAA